Below is a window of Cupriavidus sp. MP-37 DNA.
GGACGAAGACGAGGACGAGGCCCCGGTACGCACGGTGCGCCGCGCCAGCAACCTGCGCCCGGCGCTGGCGCGCCTGCCCGAAGGCATGAAGGAGCCGTCGCCGCCGATGGGCCACGAGGACACCGACGCCGACGCCATCGCCACCATCCGCAAGCCGGCCCGCAAGAGCGCCGCCAAGACCCCGGCCAGCAAGACCGCCGGCACCCGCGCCGCTGCGCCGCGCAAGACCGCCGCCGGCACCACCGCGCGCAAGACCGCCACCAAGACCGCGGCAAAGAAGGCTCCCGCCAAGAAGGCACCGGCCAAGACCGCCGCAGCCAAGCCGGCCGCGCGCAAGCGCGCCACCCGCTCGGCCTGAGTCCGGGGGGCGGCCGTTGGGCGTCAGTCCGGCGGCCGCGCCGCATCACCGCATCGTCTGACCCATGCAACTGGTGATCGTGGCCGTCGGCCACAAGATGCCCGGCTGGATCGAAACCGGCTTCAGCGAATACGCCAAGCGCATGCCGCCCGAACTGCGCATCGAGCTGCGCGAGGTCAAGCCGGAAACACGCTCTTCCAGCAATAACGCCGCCACCGTGATGCAGCGCGAAGCCGCGCGCATCGAGTCGGTGCTGGCCAGCCTGTCGAAGCAGTGCCGCATCGTTGCGCTGGACGAGCGCGGCCGCGACTTCACCACGGTGCAACTGGCCGCGCAGCTGAGCGACTGGCAGCGCGAGGGCGGCGACGTGGCCTTCCTGATCGGCGGCGCCGACGGGCTCGATCCCGCGCTCAAGGCCCGCGCCAGCACGCTGATCCGGCTGTCCAGCCTGACCCTGCCGCACGGCATGGTGCGCGTGCTGCTGGCCGAGCAGCTGTACCGCGCGTGGTCCGTCACGCAGAACCACCCCTACCATCGGGCCTGATCCCGGCTGTCGCCGGAAGGCCCCCGCCGCGATGCCCGACACCCTGCACGCCCCCCTGCACGACTACCTCTACCTCGCCTCGCAAAGCCCGCGCCGGCGCGAGCTGCTGACCCAGCTCGGCGTGCGCTTCGAACTGCTGCTGGCCGACGACGACGAAGACGCCGAAGCGCTCGAGGCCGTGCTGCCCGGCGAAAGCCCCGACGACTATGTCCAGCGCGTGTGCGCGCTCAAGGCCGAAGCCGCGCTGCGCCGCCGCGAACGCCGCGCGCTGCCGGATGCGCCGGTGCTGACCTCGGACACCACGGTCTGCCTGGGCGGCCGCATCCTCGGCAAGCCCGCCGACGGCGCCGACGCCGCCGCCATGCTGGGCGCGCTGGGGGGCGCCACGCACCGCGTGCTGACCGCGGTGACGGTGGTGTCGGCCACCGGCATGCGCCATGCGCTGTCGGTTTCCGAAGTCACCTTCCGCCCGCTGCAGCCCGCCGAAATCGAGCGCTATGTCGCCAGCAACGAGCCGCTGGGCAAGGCCGGCGCCTACGGCATCCAGGGCCGCGCGGCCGAGTTCGTGGCGCGGATTGCGGGCAGCTATTCAGGTATCATGGGCTTGCCCTTGTTTGAGACGGCGGCGTTACTTCGCCAGGCCCGGCTGCGGTTCTGAGCGGCGCCGCCGGACAACCGTATCCCGCCGCTTATCGGGCCCGCTGGCCCCGACGATCCGGCCCGCTAATCCTGCCGTTCACCCCGCCGGGGCCACCGGCGACGCGTTTCACCCGCTATGACTGAAGACATACTCGTCAACATCACGCCCCAAGAGACCCGCGTCGCCATCGTGCAGCAGGCCGCCGTCCAGGAACTGCATGTCGAACGCACGCTCACGCGCGGGCTGGTCGGCAATATCTACCTGGGCAAGGTGGTGCGGGTGCTGCCCGGCATGCAGTCGGCCTTTATCGACATCGGGCTGGAGCGCGCCGCCTTCCTGCACGTGGCCGACATCTGGCATCCGCGCGACCCGGACCGCAACAGTTCCACCCCGCAGCTCGCCATCGAGAAGACCCTGTTCGAAGGCCAGGCGCTGATGGTGCAGGTGATCAAGGACCCGATCGGCACCAAGGGCGCGCGGCTGTCGACCCAGGTCAGCATTGCCGGCCGCACGCTGGTGTACCTGCCGCAGGACCCGCATATCGGCATCTCGCAGCGCATCGAAGGCGAAGTCGACCGCGAGGCGCTGCGCAGCCGCGTGCAGGGACTGGTGCCCGCCGACGAGCGCGGCGGCTTTATCGTGCGCACCATCGCCGAGGAAGCGACCGACGAGGAACTCGGCAACGATATCGCCTACCTGCGCAAGATCTGGGGCGCGATCCGCCAGAACGCCACTACCCTGCCCGCGCCCAACCTGCTCTACCAGGACCTGAACCTGGCCCAGCGCGTGCTGCGCGACTTCATCAACGACGCCACCGGCGTGATCCAGATCGACTCGCGCGAGAACTACCAGATGCTGCTGGAGTTCGCCAAGGAATACACGCCGGCGGTGCTGCCGCGGCTGTCGCACTACACCGGCGAGCGGCCGATCTTCGACCTGTTCAATATCGACGCCGAGATCGAGAAGGCGCTGTCGCGCCGGGTGGACCTGAAGTCTGGCGGCTACCTGATGATCGACCAGACCGAGGCGATGACGACCATCGACGTCAACACCGGCGGCTACGTGGGCGCGCGCAACTTCGACGACACCATCTTCAAGACCAACCTGGAGGCGGCCCATACCATCGCGCGCCAGCTGCGGCTGCGCAACCTCGGCGGCATCATCATCATCGACTTCATCGACATGGAGAACGCCGAGCACCGCGATGCGGTGCTGTCCGAGCTCAAGCGCGCGCTGTCGCGCGACCGCACCCGCATCACCGTCAACAGCTTCTCGCAGCTGGGCCTGGTCGAGATGACGCGCAAGCGCACGCGCGAGTCGCTGGCGCATGTGTTGTGCGAGCAATGCCCGGTCTGCCAGGGCAAGGGCCAGGTCAAGACGCCGCGCACGGTCTGCTACGACATCCTGCGCGAGATCATGCGCGAATCGCGCCAGTTCAACCCGCGCGAGTTCCGCATCCTGGCCTCGCAGGAAGTGATCGACCTGTTCCTGGAAGAGGAAAGCCAGCACCTGGCGATGCTGGGCGACTTCATCGGCAAGCCGATCTCGCTGCAGGTGGAATCGACCTTCCACCAGGAGCAGTACGACATTATCCTGATGTGAAGCGGCGGGCGCGAACGTTGCCGGCATAGCGAAACAGCCCGCCAACTGGCGGGCTGTCTTGCTTCAAGGCCGGATCACCACGT
It encodes the following:
- the rlmH gene encoding 23S rRNA (pseudouridine(1915)-N(3))-methyltransferase RlmH; translated protein: MQLVIVAVGHKMPGWIETGFSEYAKRMPPELRIELREVKPETRSSSNNAATVMQREAARIESVLASLSKQCRIVALDERGRDFTTVQLAAQLSDWQREGGDVAFLIGGADGLDPALKARASTLIRLSSLTLPHGMVRVLLAEQLYRAWSVTQNHPYHRA
- a CDS encoding nucleoside triphosphate pyrophosphatase, with amino-acid sequence MPDTLHAPLHDYLYLASQSPRRRELLTQLGVRFELLLADDDEDAEALEAVLPGESPDDYVQRVCALKAEAALRRRERRALPDAPVLTSDTTVCLGGRILGKPADGADAAAMLGALGGATHRVLTAVTVVSATGMRHALSVSEVTFRPLQPAEIERYVASNEPLGKAGAYGIQGRAAEFVARIAGSYSGIMGLPLFETAALLRQARLRF
- the rng gene encoding ribonuclease G, yielding MTEDILVNITPQETRVAIVQQAAVQELHVERTLTRGLVGNIYLGKVVRVLPGMQSAFIDIGLERAAFLHVADIWHPRDPDRNSSTPQLAIEKTLFEGQALMVQVIKDPIGTKGARLSTQVSIAGRTLVYLPQDPHIGISQRIEGEVDREALRSRVQGLVPADERGGFIVRTIAEEATDEELGNDIAYLRKIWGAIRQNATTLPAPNLLYQDLNLAQRVLRDFINDATGVIQIDSRENYQMLLEFAKEYTPAVLPRLSHYTGERPIFDLFNIDAEIEKALSRRVDLKSGGYLMIDQTEAMTTIDVNTGGYVGARNFDDTIFKTNLEAAHTIARQLRLRNLGGIIIIDFIDMENAEHRDAVLSELKRALSRDRTRITVNSFSQLGLVEMTRKRTRESLAHVLCEQCPVCQGKGQVKTPRTVCYDILREIMRESRQFNPREFRILASQEVIDLFLEEESQHLAMLGDFIGKPISLQVESTFHQEQYDIILM